A single Haloglycomyces albus DSM 45210 DNA region contains:
- a CDS encoding transglycosylase domain-containing protein: MNATTSWFGPLDRKQRRALFAIGPTSVLAGIIVALLMAPLTVAVGGAAKVGSETIMDLPADLVLPAAPKASVLYAADGETPIATFGDQYRVDLTAEEIPETVRDAVVAVEDERFFEHNGVDPRGVMRAAVTNMGSGEASEGASTITMQYVRQVLAYTAASPDEVAAATEVTPDRKVKEMGYALALEKEMTKEEILTGYLNTVYFGHGAYGIGAAARTYFNKTTDELTRDEAALLAGLVKNPNLYDPISGSTEAATKRRNHVLERELANDFISQSEYTSYTLRDIELDPHEDDGDQGGAIDSEYGFFVDYFERWWSQQEDFGASPEQRRARLDRGGYEIISTLDLDMQEAAEEAIEENIATGESFALGSAAVEPGTGAIQTMAINRNYSLDISDNGDNTGGPGKGTYPNTTNPLLSGNSDASGFQAGSSFKLFTQIAALEQGYTLDTSIYSPFRYPTGYAVGDDGPASCGGFWCPKNAVSSMHGTFNMWSAFGQSINTYYVQLIERIGAEKVVDVASRMGIKFRAAKDRSLADDPGGWGQFTLGVSDTTAVDLASSYAVLAADGMYCSPMPATEITTGKGDTTVVEPECRRALDTEISRAALDAARCTTGYGAVTGKCGGGGTASDMARQVGGPVAGKTGTSDEDRTSWFAGFTPNTAVSTFTGDPDQPNRTIPRKWRGASVDVSTQVLRESWDNNPEGSFTPPESHIR; the protein is encoded by the coding sequence TTGAACGCAACGACATCTTGGTTTGGACCCCTTGACCGAAAGCAACGGCGTGCGCTTTTTGCGATCGGGCCGACCTCCGTTCTGGCCGGAATCATTGTCGCCCTGTTGATGGCGCCGCTGACCGTGGCGGTGGGAGGTGCCGCGAAGGTGGGTTCCGAGACCATTATGGATCTTCCCGCCGATCTCGTGCTTCCGGCCGCTCCGAAGGCGTCGGTGCTGTACGCGGCGGATGGTGAGACCCCCATCGCTACGTTCGGCGATCAGTATCGTGTCGATCTGACCGCCGAGGAGATTCCGGAAACGGTTCGTGACGCCGTTGTGGCGGTGGAGGACGAACGGTTTTTCGAACACAACGGTGTCGATCCGCGTGGGGTGATGCGCGCGGCGGTCACCAATATGGGCTCCGGTGAGGCGTCCGAAGGTGCCTCCACGATCACGATGCAGTATGTGCGCCAGGTCCTCGCCTATACGGCCGCCTCTCCCGATGAGGTCGCGGCGGCCACCGAGGTCACTCCGGATCGTAAGGTAAAGGAAATGGGCTACGCGCTCGCCTTGGAGAAGGAGATGACCAAGGAGGAGATTCTTACCGGTTATCTCAACACGGTGTACTTCGGGCACGGCGCGTACGGTATCGGGGCCGCGGCGCGGACGTATTTCAATAAGACGACCGACGAGTTGACTCGGGACGAGGCCGCGCTATTGGCGGGTCTGGTGAAGAACCCGAATCTGTACGACCCGATTTCCGGTTCCACGGAAGCGGCGACCAAACGCCGCAATCACGTCCTGGAACGGGAATTGGCCAACGACTTCATCTCGCAGTCCGAATACACGTCCTATACTCTCCGCGACATCGAGCTCGATCCGCATGAGGACGACGGCGATCAGGGCGGGGCCATCGATTCCGAGTACGGGTTCTTCGTCGACTATTTTGAAAGATGGTGGTCGCAGCAGGAAGACTTCGGAGCCTCTCCCGAGCAGCGTCGGGCCCGTCTCGACCGAGGCGGATACGAGATCATTTCGACCCTTGATCTGGACATGCAGGAGGCCGCCGAGGAGGCCATTGAAGAGAACATCGCGACCGGTGAGTCCTTCGCGCTCGGGTCGGCGGCGGTCGAACCGGGTACCGGAGCGATTCAGACCATGGCCATCAATCGCAACTATTCGCTCGACATCTCCGACAACGGGGACAACACCGGCGGCCCGGGCAAGGGGACGTACCCCAATACGACCAATCCGCTCTTGAGCGGCAACAGTGACGCCTCCGGTTTCCAGGCGGGTTCGTCGTTCAAACTGTTCACTCAAATCGCGGCGCTGGAACAGGGATACACCCTCGACACCTCGATTTACTCGCCGTTTCGCTATCCCACCGGATACGCGGTCGGAGATGACGGACCGGCCAGTTGCGGCGGATTCTGGTGCCCCAAGAACGCCGTGTCCTCAATGCATGGAACGTTCAATATGTGGAGCGCCTTCGGACAGTCGATCAACACCTATTACGTGCAGCTGATCGAGCGTATCGGTGCGGAGAAGGTCGTTGACGTGGCCAGCCGCATGGGAATCAAATTCCGGGCGGCCAAGGACCGTTCCCTGGCCGACGACCCCGGTGGCTGGGGGCAGTTCACGCTGGGCGTTTCCGACACCACTGCGGTGGATCTGGCCTCGTCGTATGCGGTACTGGCGGCCGACGGCATGTACTGCAGTCCCATGCCCGCCACTGAAATCACCACCGGGAAAGGCGACACTACCGTCGTTGAACCCGAATGTCGTCGAGCCTTGGACACCGAAATCTCCCGTGCCGCCCTCGACGCGGCTCGCTGTACGACCGGATACGGAGCCGTCACCGGTAAATGCGGTGGAGGCGGGACGGCCTCCGATATGGCCAGACAGGTCGGCGGGCCGGTGGCCGGTAAGACCGGTACGTCCGACGAAGACCGCACCAGCTGGTTCGCCGGGTTCACCCCCAACACCGCGGTATCCACCTTCACCGGTGATCCCGACCAGCCCAACCGGACCATTCCCCGAAAATGGCGCGGTGCCTCGGTCGACGTTTCCACGCAGGTGTTGCGAGAGAGCTGGGACAACAACCCGGAGGGATCCTTTACTCCACCCGAAAGTCATATCCGCTGA
- the fahA gene encoding fumarylacetoacetase, producing MVLRTWVPDAESSGFGIHHLPYGAFVGPTGQPARLGVRIGEYVLDLHALADRLSDSQAEVATALRASNLNPFFELGPEAWNAVRERIQTFLSEESNAQTAALIPLNEIDMRAPFETADYVDFYASEHHATNVGKMFRPDGDPLMPNWKHLPVGYHGRSGTVVPSGTDVKRPNGQRRTPDGGIEFGPSKRLDIEAEMGFVVGRPSRLGTAVGVDDFTEHVFGMTLVNDWSARDIQAWEYQPLGPFLGKSFLTSYSAWITPLAALSEARTEAPQQDFEPLPYLREKDRFAYDVSLSVRLNDTTIAHPNFDAMYWTPAQQLAHMTVNGASLRAGDFFASGTISGPNQEQRGCLLELTWAGKEPVNLADGSTRTFLEDGDTVTIAAEAPGPEGSTLTLGEVTGTVTPAD from the coding sequence ATGGTTCTACGCACTTGGGTACCCGACGCTGAATCCAGCGGTTTTGGAATTCACCACCTACCGTATGGAGCGTTCGTCGGTCCCACCGGTCAACCTGCACGGCTCGGAGTGCGCATCGGCGAATACGTCCTCGACCTGCATGCGCTCGCCGACCGGCTATCCGATTCCCAGGCGGAGGTGGCCACGGCCCTGCGGGCCTCGAATCTGAACCCGTTCTTCGAGCTGGGCCCCGAAGCCTGGAACGCGGTGCGGGAGCGAATCCAAACGTTCCTGAGCGAGGAATCGAATGCGCAGACGGCGGCTCTCATTCCCCTGAACGAGATCGACATGCGCGCCCCGTTCGAGACGGCCGATTACGTCGATTTTTATGCCTCGGAACATCATGCGACGAACGTGGGAAAGATGTTTCGCCCCGACGGCGATCCCTTGATGCCCAACTGGAAACACCTGCCGGTCGGTTATCACGGACGTTCGGGAACCGTGGTTCCCTCCGGAACCGACGTGAAACGCCCCAACGGTCAGCGCCGTACCCCGGACGGCGGGATCGAATTCGGCCCCAGCAAGCGTCTGGACATCGAAGCGGAAATGGGATTCGTGGTCGGCCGTCCCAGCCGACTGGGCACTGCGGTCGGGGTCGACGACTTCACCGAGCACGTATTCGGAATGACGCTGGTCAACGACTGGTCGGCCCGCGATATTCAAGCGTGGGAATACCAACCTCTGGGGCCGTTCCTCGGGAAATCCTTCCTCACCTCGTACTCCGCCTGGATCACTCCGCTGGCGGCCCTGAGCGAAGCTCGGACCGAGGCACCACAACAGGACTTCGAGCCCCTGCCGTACCTGCGGGAGAAGGACCGGTTCGCCTACGACGTCTCCCTGTCGGTGCGGCTCAACGATACGACGATCGCGCACCCGAATTTCGACGCGATGTACTGGACTCCGGCGCAGCAACTGGCACATATGACCGTCAACGGCGCCAGCCTGCGGGCGGGCGACTTCTTCGCCTCGGGTACGATCTCCGGGCCAAACCAGGAGCAGCGCGGTTGCCTGCTGGAACTGACCTGGGCGGGGAAGGAACCGGTGAACCTCGCCGACGGTTCGACCCGGACATTCCTGGAAGACGGCGACACCGTGACCATTGCGGCCGAAGCGCCCGGCCCCGAGGGCAGCACCTTGACGCTGGGGGAGGTCACCGGCACCGTCACCCCTGCCGACTAG
- a CDS encoding homogentisate 1,2-dioxygenase codes for MPFYQQVGEIPPKRHTQFRQPDGTLYHEELMGQEGFSSDSSLLYHRYRPTAISSSEVVNPDDGAPSPNHPLKPRHLRTHKLNGTGNDAIFGRQPLLSNADCRISYANATVTSPLYRNSLGDECIYVESGSATVQTSFGEIDISGGDYLIIPMATIYRVIPTGDDPLRTLVVESTGHITPPKRYLSVRGQFLEHSPYCERDLRAPTSPLQLEGDNVDVYVQHKGRGSQTLWTRFTYDKHPFDVVGWDGCLYPWVFSIHDFEPITGRIHQPPPVHQTFQGPNFVICSFVPRKVDYHPDSIPVPYNHHNVDSDEVMFYTGGDYEARKGSGIEQGSISVHPSGFTHGPQPGAPERAIGAESFDELAVMIDTFRPLELCGAAFDCEDTGYAWTWKYGESE; via the coding sequence ATGCCTTTCTACCAGCAAGTCGGGGAGATTCCCCCCAAGCGTCACACTCAGTTCCGCCAACCCGACGGCACGCTCTACCACGAAGAACTCATGGGACAGGAAGGATTCTCTTCCGATTCGTCTCTCCTCTACCACCGTTATCGTCCCACTGCCATCAGTTCGAGCGAAGTGGTCAATCCCGATGACGGCGCCCCCAGTCCCAATCATCCCTTGAAACCGCGACATCTGCGTACGCACAAATTGAACGGCACCGGAAACGACGCGATTTTCGGGCGACAACCTCTTCTCTCCAATGCAGACTGTCGGATTTCCTATGCGAACGCGACTGTGACGAGTCCGCTGTATCGCAATTCGCTCGGGGACGAATGCATTTATGTGGAATCAGGTTCCGCGACGGTGCAAACGTCCTTTGGGGAAATCGATATCAGCGGTGGGGATTATCTGATCATCCCCATGGCCACGATTTACCGCGTCATTCCCACCGGGGACGACCCCCTGCGTACGCTCGTGGTGGAGTCGACCGGGCACATTACTCCCCCAAAACGGTATCTATCGGTACGGGGTCAATTCCTGGAGCATTCCCCATATTGCGAACGTGATCTGCGCGCACCCACCTCTCCCCTGCAACTCGAGGGCGACAACGTCGACGTTTACGTGCAGCACAAGGGGCGCGGTTCGCAAACACTGTGGACTCGTTTCACTTATGACAAGCATCCTTTCGACGTCGTCGGTTGGGACGGTTGTCTGTATCCGTGGGTGTTTTCCATTCACGATTTCGAACCGATCACCGGTCGCATTCATCAACCGCCGCCGGTGCATCAGACGTTCCAGGGACCGAATTTCGTCATCTGTTCCTTCGTGCCGCGAAAAGTGGACTATCACCCGGATTCCATTCCGGTTCCCTACAACCACCACAATGTGGATTCCGACGAGGTCATGTTCTATACCGGAGGCGATTACGAGGCCCGCAAGGGTTCCGGAATCGAACAGGGTTCGATTTCAGTGCATCCCTCCGGGTTCACCCACGGACCGCAGCCCGGTGCCCCCGAGCGCGCGATCGGAGCGGAGTCCTTTGACGAGCTCGCCGTCATGATCGATACCTTCCGACCTTTGGAGCTGTGCGGAGCGGCCTTCGACTGTGAGGACACCGGTTACGCCTGGACGTGGAAGTACGGCGAATCGGAATAG
- a CDS encoding alpha/beta fold hydrolase, which produces MLTATRINTTTVKEHHYEGFRYESRFSPYGCNSPDNTGSSEPTLFPVVLIGGAFQRKEDWGRIEKGLLMHADVLAVDLPGWGAGDLLPPEYDIDFLTHALIRLLDDYGLTRINVLAGSYGTAIGYRLGQLRPDLLERMVLIGTMPAIPDDIRPAVYEGIEHALAGRKEEFAAMSLQWLTTRKEGVTVKMLNVIRRILWGRLVAIEDAEIDKFVANTRRLLEPNLIDTTVGPQAPILFGVGEHDTFTPPHLCRSLAQTCPSAQFVQIKESDHLIHLERPGDLVDLAVRFYHRIPVGDAPYLLGVEEPATK; this is translated from the coding sequence GTGCTTACGGCGACTCGCATCAATACTACGACTGTCAAGGAACACCACTACGAGGGTTTCCGCTACGAGAGCCGTTTCTCCCCTTACGGTTGCAACTCCCCAGACAACACCGGATCGTCCGAACCCACTCTTTTTCCCGTCGTCCTGATCGGCGGTGCGTTTCAGCGTAAAGAGGATTGGGGAAGGATCGAAAAGGGCCTGCTCATGCATGCCGATGTCCTGGCGGTGGACTTGCCCGGCTGGGGTGCCGGGGATCTTCTCCCTCCGGAATACGACATCGACTTTCTCACTCACGCGTTGATTCGACTGCTGGACGACTACGGTCTGACCCGAATCAACGTCTTGGCCGGGTCCTACGGAACCGCCATCGGCTACCGCCTCGGGCAACTGCGCCCCGACCTTCTCGAACGCATGGTCCTCATCGGCACCATGCCCGCGATTCCCGACGACATCCGGCCTGCGGTTTACGAAGGCATCGAGCATGCCCTGGCGGGACGTAAAGAGGAGTTCGCCGCCATGTCCCTGCAGTGGTTGACCACTCGCAAGGAAGGGGTCACGGTGAAGATGCTCAATGTGATTCGGCGAATTCTGTGGGGACGGCTCGTGGCGATCGAAGACGCGGAAATCGACAAGTTCGTCGCCAATACCCGCCGCCTCCTGGAGCCGAACCTGATCGACACCACCGTCGGCCCGCAGGCTCCGATACTGTTCGGAGTGGGTGAACACGACACTTTCACTCCGCCGCATCTGTGCCGCAGTCTGGCGCAAACCTGCCCGTCCGCGCAGTTCGTCCAGATCAAGGAATCCGACCACCTGATCCACCTGGAACGTCCGGGGGATCTCGTCGATCTGGCGGTGCGGTTCTACCACCGCATCCCGGTCGGTGACGCCCCTTACCTTCTCGGCGTTGAGGAACCGGCCACGAAATAG
- the metG gene encoding methionine--tRNA ligase, translated as MTHVLTALAWPYANGPRHIGHVAGFGVPADVFSRYMRMRGHDVLMVSGTDEHGTPILVQADEEGLSPEEAAAKYNRIIVEDLRRLGLSYDLFTRTTTGNHYATVQRLFTGLYDNGYILEKTTQGAISPSTGRTLPDRYIEGTCPHCGFDSARGDQCDDCGRQLDPTDLIDPRSRINGEAPKFVEENHFFLDLPAFADALNDWLDTRTGWRPNVVRFTKNLLEDLQPRAISRDLDWGVPIPLDGWKDRGDKRLYVWFDAVIGYLSASIEWARRSGDPEAWKKWWHDPEAISYYFMGKDNIVFHSEIWPAMLLGHNGDGAKGGQPGELGKLNLPTEVVSSEFLTMEGRQFSSSRRIVIYVRDFLERYSADALRYYICAAGPENQDTDFTWSEFLRRNNDELVAGWGNLVNRSIAMAAKNFGAIPEPTELEDVDRELLDTTAKAFETVGELIGSNRIRAATSEAMKAVAAANKYLADTTPWKLKDDPKRQATVLHTVLQAVSDLKTVLAPFLPHSSQKVHELLGGQGNFAPMPYIDEVEDLDEGGAVSGTYPILTGDYHDAPAWESVPVKVGTQLSKPTPIFSKLDASIVDEELERLNN; from the coding sequence ATGACACACGTATTGACTGCGCTGGCTTGGCCGTACGCCAATGGTCCACGCCATATCGGGCATGTTGCCGGTTTCGGGGTTCCCGCGGACGTATTCTCCCGTTACATGCGAATGCGCGGTCACGACGTACTCATGGTCTCCGGTACCGACGAGCACGGCACACCGATTCTGGTGCAGGCCGACGAGGAGGGCCTGTCTCCCGAGGAGGCCGCCGCCAAATACAACCGGATCATCGTCGAGGACCTGCGCCGTCTGGGCCTGTCCTACGACCTGTTCACCCGCACCACCACCGGCAATCACTACGCGACGGTGCAGCGCCTGTTCACCGGGCTGTACGACAACGGCTACATCTTGGAAAAGACCACCCAGGGGGCCATCAGCCCGTCGACCGGCCGGACGCTGCCCGACCGTTACATCGAGGGCACCTGTCCCCACTGTGGTTTCGATTCGGCGCGCGGCGACCAGTGCGACGACTGCGGTCGTCAACTCGATCCCACCGACCTGATCGACCCGCGTTCCCGCATCAACGGCGAGGCCCCCAAGTTCGTCGAGGAAAACCATTTCTTCCTCGACCTGCCGGCCTTCGCCGACGCGCTGAACGACTGGCTGGACACGCGAACGGGCTGGCGTCCCAACGTCGTTCGCTTCACCAAGAACCTGCTGGAAGACCTGCAGCCGCGTGCGATCTCGCGCGACCTCGACTGGGGTGTGCCGATCCCGCTCGACGGGTGGAAAGACCGAGGCGACAAGCGCCTGTACGTCTGGTTCGACGCCGTGATCGGTTACCTGAGCGCCTCGATCGAATGGGCACGGCGCTCCGGCGATCCCGAAGCCTGGAAGAAATGGTGGCACGACCCGGAAGCGATCTCGTATTACTTCATGGGTAAGGACAACATCGTCTTCCACTCCGAAATCTGGCCGGCCATGCTCCTCGGCCACAACGGCGACGGTGCCAAGGGCGGACAACCCGGTGAACTCGGGAAGTTGAACCTCCCCACCGAAGTGGTGTCCAGTGAGTTCCTCACCATGGAAGGGCGGCAGTTCTCCTCCTCGCGTCGTATCGTCATCTACGTGCGCGACTTCCTGGAACGCTACTCCGCCGACGCCCTGCGCTACTACATCTGCGCCGCCGGGCCGGAAAATCAGGACACGGACTTCACCTGGTCAGAGTTCCTGCGGCGCAACAATGACGAACTCGTGGCCGGATGGGGCAATCTGGTCAACCGGTCCATCGCCATGGCGGCGAAGAACTTCGGCGCCATCCCGGAGCCGACGGAGCTGGAGGACGTGGACCGCGAACTGCTCGACACCACCGCGAAGGCCTTCGAGACCGTCGGCGAGTTGATCGGCTCCAACCGGATTCGCGCGGCCACGTCCGAGGCTATGAAGGCCGTCGCGGCCGCGAACAAGTACCTGGCCGACACCACACCGTGGAAGCTCAAGGACGATCCCAAGCGTCAGGCCACGGTGCTGCATACGGTTCTGCAGGCGGTGAGCGACCTGAAGACCGTTCTCGCTCCGTTCCTCCCGCATTCCTCGCAGAAGGTGCACGAACTGCTGGGCGGCCAGGGCAACTTCGCCCCCATGCCGTACATCGACGAGGTGGAAGACCTCGACGAGGGCGGAGCGGTCTCGGGAACCTACCCGATTCTCACGGGCGACTACCACGACGCTCCCGCCTGGGAGTCGGTTCCCGTTAAGGTCGGCACTCAGCTGTCCAAACCGACGCCGATCTTCTCCAAACTCGACGCCTCCATCGTCGACGAGGAGCTGGAGCGGCTCAATAACTAA
- the hppD gene encoding 4-hydroxyphenylpyruvate dioxygenase: MVDTPVNDAQLVGAVEHDISADSFPIKGWDHVRYFVGNAKQAAHYYSTAFGMTCIAYRGPEQGWREHAEYVLKSGGVTFVIAGGVRSDSAATKHYAAHGDGVIEVALEVPDVDKNWEFAIKQGAIALEEPHDISDEHGTVRVAVIGTYGETRNVLVDRSQYHGPFWPGFVERGPIVDRSAKIDAGIEPKRFFQAIDHVVGNVEEGKMRDWVEYYERVMGFTNIVEFTDDAIATEYSALMSKVVANGTRKVKFPINEPAVGKKKSQIDEYLEFYGSPGVQHIALATNDIIAAVSAMRANGVEFLEAPDTYYDDPELRDRIGEVRVPIETLKEHRILVDRDEDGYMLQIFTKPQQDRPTVFYEIIERHGSLSFGKGNFKALFEALEKEQERRGNL; encoded by the coding sequence ATGGTTGATACCCCAGTCAACGACGCGCAACTGGTAGGCGCGGTGGAGCACGACATTTCGGCCGACAGTTTTCCGATCAAAGGTTGGGACCACGTCCGCTACTTCGTCGGGAACGCGAAACAGGCCGCCCACTATTACTCCACGGCCTTCGGCATGACCTGCATCGCCTATCGTGGGCCGGAACAAGGATGGCGGGAACACGCCGAATACGTCCTCAAATCCGGCGGCGTCACCTTCGTCATCGCCGGGGGAGTCCGCTCCGACTCGGCGGCCACCAAACATTACGCCGCACACGGCGACGGCGTCATCGAAGTCGCCCTCGAGGTTCCCGACGTCGACAAGAACTGGGAATTCGCCATCAAACAGGGTGCGATCGCCCTGGAAGAACCCCACGACATCAGCGACGAGCACGGCACCGTTCGGGTGGCCGTCATCGGAACCTACGGTGAGACCCGCAATGTGCTGGTCGACCGCAGCCAGTACCACGGCCCCTTCTGGCCCGGATTCGTCGAACGCGGCCCGATCGTGGACCGTAGTGCCAAAATCGACGCCGGAATCGAACCCAAACGTTTCTTCCAGGCCATCGACCACGTGGTCGGTAACGTCGAAGAAGGCAAGATGCGCGACTGGGTCGAATACTACGAACGCGTCATGGGATTCACCAACATCGTCGAATTCACCGACGACGCCATCGCGACCGAGTACTCCGCACTCATGAGTAAGGTCGTCGCCAACGGGACCCGCAAGGTCAAGTTCCCCATCAACGAACCGGCCGTGGGGAAGAAGAAAAGCCAGATCGACGAGTACCTCGAATTCTACGGCTCCCCGGGTGTACAGCACATCGCCTTGGCGACCAACGACATTATCGCCGCCGTCAGCGCCATGCGCGCCAACGGGGTCGAGTTCCTCGAAGCGCCTGACACCTACTACGACGATCCAGAACTCCGCGACCGGATCGGTGAGGTGCGCGTGCCCATCGAGACCCTCAAGGAACACCGCATCCTCGTCGACCGCGACGAAGACGGCTACATGCTGCAGATCTTCACCAAACCGCAGCAGGACCGTCCCACGGTGTTCTACGAAATCATCGAGCGCCACGGCTCCCTGAGCTTTGGAAAGGGCAACTTCAAGGCCCTGTTCGAAGCCTTGGAGAAGGAGCAGGAACGGCGCGGAAACCTGTAG
- a CDS encoding Lrp/AsnC family transcriptional regulator produces the protein MTNAPNLDVLDAKLIALLNTEPRLGVMEYSRRLGVARGTVQARLDKLRDRGVISGFGPEIDPDSLGYTVTAFVTLELRQDDGHHSVSAELARIPYVLEAHTVSGSGDMLCRVVARTNADLQRVIDQVLATPGVQRASTVIALADRIPYRTLPLVAASANPGMKAGTNPPQPR, from the coding sequence ATGACCAATGCCCCGAATCTTGACGTTTTGGATGCCAAGCTCATCGCCCTGCTGAACACCGAGCCCCGGCTCGGCGTGATGGAGTATTCGCGTCGGCTGGGCGTCGCCCGAGGAACCGTTCAGGCACGCCTGGACAAACTGCGGGATCGCGGTGTCATTTCCGGTTTTGGACCGGAGATCGACCCGGATTCCCTCGGATACACCGTGACCGCCTTCGTCACCCTGGAACTGCGCCAGGACGACGGACACCATTCGGTCAGTGCCGAGCTGGCCAGGATTCCCTACGTGTTGGAGGCCCATACGGTCAGCGGCTCGGGCGACATGCTCTGCCGCGTCGTGGCACGCACCAACGCCGATCTGCAACGGGTCATCGACCAGGTCTTGGCCACCCCCGGGGTGCAGCGGGCTTCCACGGTGATCGCCTTGGCCGATCGCATTCCCTACCGGACGCTTCCCTTGGTGGCCGCATCGGCCAACCCGGGCATGAAAGCCGGTACGAATCCTCCCCAACCACGTTGA
- a CDS encoding NAD(P)-binding domain-containing protein gives MNVTVIGAGQAGLGAAYYLRRAGLTAPDDFVVLDHAPHAGGAWQFRWPTLTFRTVNGIFKLPGLDVPDVDVDTPVAGVISDYFRRYEEEFELRVRRPVSVRSVRGLPDGLLEIDTDVGRWRSGAIINATGTWERPFWPYYPGFGDFRGRHLHTAQYRGPDEFTGQKILVVGGGISAVQHVMEIHRYAAEVTWVTRSQPRWLDGAFTRERALAAVNEVERRVRAGLPPQPVVSATGIPLTDEVRAALDSGVLDRREMFRRINSTGVEWPDGRELDVDVILWATGFRPNLDHLHDLNLRSSRGGIRMNGTVAAADERVHLVGYGPSASTVGANRAGRRAAREARSTALKRWRAGKPALSGADRA, from the coding sequence GTGAACGTGACCGTCATCGGGGCGGGACAGGCAGGGCTCGGAGCGGCCTATTACCTGCGTCGCGCAGGCCTGACCGCTCCCGACGACTTCGTCGTACTCGACCACGCACCCCATGCCGGTGGTGCCTGGCAGTTTCGCTGGCCGACTCTGACCTTCCGTACCGTCAACGGCATTTTCAAGCTTCCCGGACTGGACGTGCCCGACGTCGACGTCGACACCCCGGTCGCGGGCGTCATATCCGACTACTTTCGCCGTTACGAGGAGGAATTCGAGCTTCGAGTGCGGCGACCGGTGTCGGTTCGATCCGTCCGCGGCCTGCCGGACGGACTGCTTGAGATCGATACCGACGTCGGACGCTGGCGTAGCGGCGCGATCATCAATGCCACCGGCACCTGGGAGCGGCCCTTTTGGCCCTACTACCCCGGCTTCGGCGACTTTCGCGGTCGGCACCTGCACACCGCCCAGTATCGGGGACCCGACGAGTTCACCGGACAAAAGATCCTCGTCGTCGGGGGCGGCATCTCGGCGGTGCAACACGTCATGGAGATCCACCGCTACGCCGCCGAAGTCACCTGGGTGACTCGTTCACAGCCGCGCTGGCTGGACGGTGCCTTCACTCGCGAGCGCGCTCTAGCCGCCGTCAACGAGGTGGAACGCCGCGTTCGCGCTGGTCTGCCACCGCAGCCGGTGGTGTCGGCGACCGGTATTCCGCTGACCGACGAGGTTCGTGCGGCACTGGATTCAGGGGTATTGGATCGTCGGGAGATGTTCCGTCGAATCAACTCCACCGGTGTCGAGTGGCCCGACGGGCGTGAGCTGGACGTCGACGTCATACTCTGGGCGACCGGTTTCCGCCCGAATCTCGATCATCTTCATGACCTGAATCTGCGTTCATCTCGCGGGGGAATCCGGATGAACGGGACTGTGGCGGCCGCCGACGAGCGCGTACACCTCGTGGGGTACGGCCCGTCGGCGTCCACTGTGGGGGCGAACCGCGCGGGCCGACGCGCGGCTCGCGAGGCCAGGTCGACGGCCCTGAAACGGTGGCGGGCCGGTAAACCCGCTCTCAGCGGTGCCGATCGCGCGTAG